A stretch of DNA from Parvularcula bermudensis HTCC2503:
CCGCGCGGTCGCGGTGCGGGATGCCTCATTGATGACAGGCAGGACATTTGAAATTGTCCCTTCGGCCAGGACGCGGCCATCTTCCTGCTGGAAGGTCACGGTCTGGCCTTCGCTGACCTTGCCGAGATCTTCCTTGTAGACGGCGATGTCGGCCCAGACGACGCTATCATCGATGATGACAAAGATGGGCGCGCCGCCAGCCGATACGGTTTCTCCAAGAGAAACGCTCCGCTGAATCACCTCTCCGGCAAGGGGAGCCGTCACATAGGCTTGTGCAAGCGACCCATCCGCAGCCTCATTAAGCTTGTCCAGTGTGCCATGACCAATGCCGATCGCATGAAGCCTGTTTTCAGCAGCTTCCCGGCCGGCATTGGCTGCGGCGAATGCCGCACGCGCCGACTGCAGATCGGCCTCGGCGGTGATTTTCTGCTCCCAGAGGTTTTCCTCACGCTCAAGCTCGGCTTGCGCGAGGCGCTCGGCGCTCAGGGCATTCAGATAATCGGCCTTTAGGCCGGCGAGTTCACGACTGGTCAGCCGGGCAAGCGTGGCGCCGGCTTTCACGATATCGCCTTCGCCTGCATAAAGTTGGGCAACGGTGCCCTCGACCTGTGGCGAGACCCTTGCGACACGGTCCGCATCGAAACGGATCTCGGCCGGCAGTTCCAGCTGGCCCGAAACCGCTCCGGTCTGGGCTCGCCCGGTCCGGATACCGGCAGCTTCCGCCTCCTCGGCGGTCAGCTCGACATGATCGCCGCCTTCACCTTCGTGTTCGGTATGACCGCCTCCTTCTTCATGTCCCTCATGATCGTCGCCATCGGCCTCATCATGGCTTTCATGCTCCTCATCACTACCGTCTTCGTGGTCGTCATGGCCATCTTCGGCTTGTGGGGGCGTGGTCTGCCTCCCGAAAAGTGGTCCGGTTGATGTGTTAGACTTGGCTCCATGGAAGGAGCTGAGGAATGGGACGGAAGAGACGAACGGCCGAGGAGATCATCGGTCATTTGCGAGAGGTCGAGGTGCGCCTGGCGAAGGGCGAGACCATCGGGATTGCCTGCCGGGCGATCGGTGTGACCGAGCAGACGTACTATAGGTGGCGACGGGAGTATGGCGGTCTGAAGGTCGATCAGGCGAAGCGGCTTAAAGAGCTTGAGAAAGAGAACCAACGCCTACGGAAGGCTGTGTCGGATCTCACGCTGGACAAGCTCATTCTTTCTGAGGCCGCAAAGGGAAACTTCTGAGCCCCGACCGCCGTCGGAAATGCGTCGATCACGTCACGAAGGAGCATGGCGTCTCAGAGCGCCGTGCCTGCGAGGTGGTGGGTCAGCACCGTTCGACCCAGAGGAAGCGTCCTTCGGGCCGTCCTGGCGAGAAGGCGCTGACCGGTGCCATCATTCAGCTAGCTGAGCAGTATGGCCGCTATGGCTATCGCCGGGTGACTGCATTGCTCCGGCGCGACGGATGGCACGTGAACCAGAAGCGGGTCTATCGCATCTGGCGGCGGGAGGGGCTTAAAGTACCGCAGAAACAACCGAAACGCGGGCGCCTATGGCTGAACGATGGGTCGTGCGTGCGGCTTCGGCCGGAGCGCCCGAACCACGTCTGGAGCTACGACTTCGTCCAGGACCGGACCCATGATGGAAGGGTCTATCGGATGCTCTGCATCATCGACGAGTTCACGAGAGAGTGCCTCTCGATTCGCGTCGAGCGAAGGCTCAACTCGCAAAACGTGCTCGAAGAGCTCTCTCAGCTGTTCCTCATCCACGGGCCACCGGAGAACATTCGCTCCGACAACGGACCAGAGTTCATCGCTACGGCTGTCCGGGGATGGCTCGGCAGGCTGGGCGTGACGACACTGTATATCGAGCCTGGCTCACCATGGGAGAACGGCTATTGCGAGAGCTTCAACTCGAAACTCAGGGACGAGTTCCTGGACCGGGAAATCGTCTATACACTGAAGGAAGCGAAGGCCCTCATCGAGTGGTGGAGGCGCCACTACAATCAGCTGCGGCCACACTCATCGCTGGGGTACAACCCGCCCGCACCGAAGACCATCTTGCCCGCGGGGCTCCCGCCGCCTTACTATGAAGGTGCGGCGGCATGAGCCCCGCTAACCTGCCAGGTCTAACGCTACCGTTGGACCACCTCGTGGGGTCAGGCCACCACAGGTGGCGCAGTTGCTGTGATTCCTATTTGGTCTGCAGCCTTCCCCGCGCAGAGAATTT
This window harbors:
- a CDS encoding efflux RND transporter periplasmic adaptor subunit, with product MELPAEIRFDADRVARVSPQVEGTVAQLYAGEGDIVKAGATLARLTSRELAGLKADYLNALSAERLAQAELEREENLWEQKITAEADLQSARAAFAAANAGREAAENRLHAIGIGHGTLDKLNEAADGSLAQAYVTAPLAGEVIQRSVSLGETVSAGGAPIFVIIDDSVVWADIAVYKEDLGKVSEGQTVTFQQEDGRVLAEGTISNVLPVINEASRTATARVIVDNAEHRLKPGQFVTARIDTGEGRSVVRVPSDAIVSVEDRMSVFVPTDDGFEPREVRTGESAGSYTEIISGLEADEAFVAEGAFTLKAQLEKDAFGDGHAH
- a CDS encoding IS3 family transposase (programmed frameshift); translated protein: MGRKRRTAEEIIGHLREVEVRLAKGETIGIACRAIGVTEQTYYRWRREYGGLKVDQAKRLKELEKENQRLRKAVSDLTLDKLILSEAAKGKLLSPDRRRKCVDHVTKEHGVSERRACEVVGQHRSTQRKRPSGRPGEKALTGAIIQLAEQYGRYGYRRVTALLRRDGWHVNQKRVYRIWRREGLKVPQKQPKRGRLWLNDGSCVRLRPERPNHVWSYDFVQDRTHDGRVYRMLCIIDEFTRECLSIRVERRLNSQNVLEELSQLFLIHGPPENIRSDNGPEFIATAVRGWLGRLGVTTLYIEPGSPWENGYCESFNSKLRDEFLDREIVYTLKEAKALIEWWRRHYNQLRPHSSLGYNPPAPKTILPAGLPPPYYEGAAA